The Nostoc sp. 'Lobaria pulmonaria (5183) cyanobiont' DNA window CGAATTAGATTTAATCTACTGATTTAGCCACGGGACAGACTTCTTCAAACCAAAAAGCGCCAAGTCTGCGTTAGCTGAACTTGTCGGCACGTTTTTTCTGACGCTTGCTGCGCTCTTGGGTGGTAAACCTTATACTGTTGGGCTGACACTATTAAAAAGAATGCATCAGTAAGTTAAACCTCAAACCTCAAACTTAAGTTTTGCTATGTTACTACAAGATAAACAGAACGGCAATTTAGTAGAAATCCTCGACATTGAGGCACTGTTTAGCCCGAAAGAAACTACTGTTAAAGGACAATATCAGGTGGGAGAAGAAGAACAAGACCCAGAATCTTTTGAGAAAGGCAAATTAAATTTTCCTTCTGGTGAGAGCTTGCCACAATGTTGGATCGATGCAAATTACAAAAGCGCTTGAACATCTAGTTAAAATTCATGCCATGTATGTTGCATCTTTTGCTAGAGCTTATTCAAGCAATTACTCAAACCTCTATAGCAGTTCTAAATGATTTCTGAACTTTTCTGTTTATCCTCTTGGCACTCTTCTCTAACAAGACGCTGCGCGATGGGGGTTCGATAATTTTCATAAATAAAATAGGATTGCTATAGCCTGGGATTGTGCAACTTCCAACTTATTTTTTTAGGAGACAAGTGTGAATATGATTCAACAGTTTCGCCAAATTTTAATGGCTTTAATCTTGGCTTTAGTACTAACAACAACAGCTGCTTGTAGTGGTACGGTTCAAGCTAAACAACCAACTCAATTAGCACCCGGAATCAGTCGTAGTGGTGACTATGCCTTGTTAGAGCGTGGTAACAGCGTACAAGGTCAAGATTTTGGGAATTGGGTTGTTAGTACAGCAAAAGGAATTGTCCAAGATGCTTATGTTCGTGACAACAACAAGTTAGGTGTCGTGATTACGCCTCAAGTTCGCCCGACAGAAGTGCGATCGTTAACAAAATCCTTAGTCCAAGGTTTTCACAAAAATTTTCCCAATCAAGATTTGACGATTTTGGTATACGCACCCGATAAAAAACTGATTTTGACGGGTCAGTATGATGTGCAATCAAATCAAGTCGAGTATAAATAATTACTCATTCTTCTGGATTAAAGAATTGATTCAGTTGATTCAAAGTATAAAAGGAGGCATTTTTAATGAGTAGCAGTGACAAGTATAAACGCGAAATTCTCAATGATTTGGCGCACGGTAATACAGAATCTTTAGATGATGTTTCATCTGATCCAAGCAAGGATTACCAAAACTTTGACGATTTTGCTCAACGCTCATCCCATGAAGAACGTCGTCAATTATTTGGTAAATCTTTCAACCATAACAGCATACCCCCAAGCCAGCTGGAGCCAGAATTGCAGAAAGCGATCGCTCAGATTAAGCCTAACGAACGGGATGATGTTGCCCGAGCATTTTTCAAGCACTTAAAGCAAAGAGGTCTAGACGAACGCCATCTAGAGCGAGATTTGGGACTTTCTACCCACAACCCCAACCACATGAATGCAGATGACCTCAGCAAGCTGGCATCTTTCACATATCATAGCCATCCTGACATCTTCCAATCCGTGATGGCTGAACAACCAGCGATTCTTAAGTTTCTCAGTAATCCAGTCATCGGAGCAGCTTTGGGAGCGATCGCGGCTAAATGGTTTGGCGGTCATAAATAAGCATTTCCAAATTTGATACATATATAGGACTAAGGGTATTGAAACTCACTCCACCCATTCACTCCCAGTAGAGATTATTGAGCGAACCTACCACTGTAAACACTGACACACCACTAGCTTAAATAACTTTTGAGATATTGTCCTGATTAAGTTCTTTTTTTTGCAAGTGGTAATGTCTAATTGAGATCGAACAAGGAAAATAGAATGTTTATAATTACAGATTTTACACTGTTTGGTTTAGCACCGATGACAATGGCTCAGGAAGTTTTAACTCCAGAACAAGCATCACTTGTTTTTTCTGGGCCGAAATTTTTGGTAGCATTGCTTGCTGGTATATTGATGGCATTTGCCTTTCAATTGCTATTAACAAACTTCTCAGTAGCTGTAGGAATTTCAGCTTTAGGGGGTAGCGAAAGTTCTGATGAATCTGAAAGCTTGGGCGGAACGATTCGCAAAGTTGAAACAGCCGTCGGTCTTTGG harbors:
- a CDS encoding acetyltransferase; this translates as MLLQDKQNGNLVEILDIEALFSPKETTVKGQYQVGEEEQDPESFEKGKLNFPSGESLPQCWIDANYKSA